CAAATATCAGAGAAAACATTCTTTCCAAAAGCTACCACAGGTAGGTTTTAAGAACAACGTGAAGAACAGTCACCCAAAATAGTTttggatatttgtttttttcttgaaataacaTTTATGAATCTAGTCCTTGAAAGACTGGCCAAGCAAATTAGACATTTTTTGTATGAGTTTGCTATGTGTAGCTGGATTTTTGGCAAGTTTTGGCTTAAAGTATTTCAAAACAAGCAGGAATGTTGGTGCTCGCCTTTTGACATTTCACGGTCAATGTATTTTAAGCTTCAATGCATTAAATTCTGCTTAAAGttttagtttttgaaattttaaagtacaGATTCTCTTTAGGTGGTGTTCCAGAATCAGAGGGTTGTTTTGTCATTGGTGTTCCAAAATCAGTTCTGTTCATAAATTCAGCTGAATACAGTTGACAACCAAGGAAACTCAGTATGTAACAGAAAATACTCAACAGCATTCTGAACTTCAAAAATCAAGGCAAACTGGGTTCAAATCTACTGTTTTTCATGAAGGTTACCCTGACAGCAAGGTGAAGATTTCCAGTAGATTATGGGCCAGTTGATGGAAGTTGATGTGTGGTGGTGGTTGCTACAGTACATCTTAAACAcagttttcttcagtttttgcCAAAAACCCAGATCTAAAACACTACTGTAATGTATACCCTTATAATATAATTTTCCTCTAACTCAGTTCATTATGATACAGCTTCAAAAATACTGTCTTTAGTGGTCAAGTATTAGGCTTATGAAACCAGCACACTCACagtttttaaagtctattttaaacaTAAGCAAAGCACATTTTTATCAGTAGATTCTTCTTAACTAAGCAAAGAAGGATGAGCTGCTGTTTTTAAAACCTGAAGTTTGATATACTCAGTCATCAATCCAGAGTTAAGACTGCAGAAGTAGATGAATGGAAGTAGATGGaattcctcagtttcctctcagAGTTGTGGCAGCACGTGAAATGCAAGGCTTCACaagtttctccatttttttctcctttgcaatTAAGAGGGCTATTTAATATTATGCTTTAAtagcctttgaagattgctgttAATATTCCAATACTGTCCAGTCTTAAAGCTGCAGAGAATTGTGCTTTGCAGAATACTCCACTGTTTTTATAGCATAAATTTAACAGTGTTGGCATGGTGTCACTGCTCAACATTTTCAGGTAACTCAACTGAAGAAGTTGACCCTATCTTCTGCATCATAACGTGAATATATACTTGATAAAAGcctcaaaaatttttttggctGCCATCTTTAGCTAcctcaaaggagaaaacagaaaaaggagtACTGCTGATGGAAGCATCTGGTCCCTCTTGGAGAACGATGAGTGATTTTATTGGTGGCAGCTGGGTGGCAGAGCAATATAGGCATCCAGTTATGCCTGAGCCTCAAGAAGTGAAatctttgttcatttcctttttatacaCCCATCTGCCGCCTAAAACCTGACACCATTTAGTGGTGCCCTTGGTCAAATCTAAATGACTTTACTTTCATAATCCTCTGATTCTAGCTTGAAGAGTCAAGATGAACTCTAACTCATGGGATGGACAAAATGGAAGATGTAAATAAGTAAGCTTTTCAGAACTAAAAAGCCTCTTTTCAcacaaaattaaactttaaaaggaCATTGACCTCAAAACAACATAACTGTCTTGGATATTGCTATAAAAATAGCAGTATGAATAGCACCATACCCACAGTGAACATCTGCAGCTTACCCACCCTGTCATACCTCATTAATTATAGGCTTTACTCTGAAtgcttctttttctatctttgtaCTCCCACCAGCCAaggagttctttccaactttatttatgaaatactttttctttttaaaattacaacactaaatataattttagaaactaTAACTCTCCCTATATCTGCAATGCTAATATAAtttgtggagagagagaatgccttTCTCTCCTATTCCTAAAAATCACTGACTATTCCTTGAGTCTGTGAGTGACAACACCCTACTCAGTCCCTAAAAGCTTGCTTACCTCCAAAGTAGATAAGAAATGTGTTAAATTGGTAGCTGACAAAAATTCACTGTAACCAGAACTTTGTGATGGATAACGCATAATATTAAATAAACCATTATACAAAGATAGTTTATTATAATGTTAACTATTATTGTGGAGAGTTCAGTAAAATTCTAAATTGTGCTACTGTAATGTGTATGTTGACCAATGAAAGGCAGTAACAAAACTATATCATCAATTACAAAAAgtttatacatacataaaaatttttcACCTCTTCAGTGTAATTCCTTTTTGGCAACACCATCTGCCTAAATTCTGGtatatgtttgaaaataaaagttatatttccttttaaatattctatGTTTTGAAATGGATTATCCCCaatttgttttacttgtttttggTGTTTATATTTACTAGTATGCTTTATAAGTAACTCCTCCGGTTTCAAATGAGTCTTCTCTGGCTTCCCCAGTTTAAAAGACCATCTCTTTTCTCCTGTCTGAATTGGCTTTCAATTAAAATTTCGGTTTCAAAATCCTTACAGAAAATTCTAACAGAGGATTGAGAGGTTACCTTATGTCAGCTTCAGTGTACTAAAACCCAGACGTATAGGACATAGTTTCTCCTGGCGGCAACCTTTGTTACCCTGGGGAAAACATGGTGCTACGGTTTGTCCTTAAAGTCAAGTTCGTATTGATGAAATTAGCAGTGATTGGTAGTTTTAAAATTAGTGTCTTATGTGTCCACTTACCAGTAACTGTAAATTGAAGGGTGATGATAATAGCTAATGTATGATGTCTTAGGACAGTGTTCTGTTTATGTTTTGATTGCAATCCAGAGTAAGCAATACATTGTACTCTCAGACTAAGAATACACACGTgtacatacataatttaaaagtttCATAAGACAGTGTTTACCTTGGTATGTTCCATGCAGTCTGATATTTtctgtttaatattaaaataatgctgGGCATGACCCATTTATTTTAAGACCCACTAACTGGTTAACCCCCacaatttgaaaaccactgctatAGGAGAACATGAGGAAACATTTTCATAAACTGTAAAGCACACTGAGATGCGTAAAGCACACTGAGCTGCTAATGAATATCCAGGATAAGACTTATGGGCCTGAGACATCCTCTCCTTCCTTGGGTACTGCTAGGAGTCACATTCACCTCGGCTTTTGGTAAGGAAGACCGTATTCAAGCTGTCACTGAGACAACTCTGTAATACTCAGATCAGGAAAGCAATGTATTAACCAAATCAGAACCCAAAGAAAAGACAAGTTAGgggaaaatcaaataaaaaaagcaGACATCTGTTCAGTGCTTTATGGCTCATAAAATACTTTCACATACATGATCTCTTAATCTTAAGCCTGGGGAAAAATAAGAGGTAGAGACCTGCCCAAGATTagacagtaagtggcagagccaggtcaTCTGATCCTAAATCCCTCACTCCTTTCACTGTGATAAAATACAAGGAAAGGAGAGTGATCAGGGCGTGAGGCTTCTTCTGATCcatcaaaaagataaatttatgtcctctgcctccctctgtagGGAAATTGGACCTTACTGACCGTGAGGAAGCAACCTCAGACTTTGGAAAGGGGGTGTGGCCAGTTGCACTTACTAGTCCAGGACTCAAACCTGGCATTTCAGCCTACCAATACCAGTCATGTTTTTTTGTATGTGGGTGTGTTTTTTCTCCAGTCATCTGTTTTGACACTGTGCTCTGAGGTCCCAAATGTCTATTAGCTACAAGTACTATGGCTTTCCATTCCTATGTGTTAGGGGTCCTGGAGTCTTGGTCAGGTGGACTCAGGACTCAACAGAAGGAAATCAAGTAATAGTGATAGGTCACCTATACTCATACTGAAAGGGAATAGCAACCGTAGTAAGTTTCTGGTGACTGTTGTGTCTTTGCTCAGCTTCCCCAGGAGAAGCCAGTCAGCCTCAACCAATTTGTCTCCTTTGTCTACACATGCCCATCTCTCTCTGCTACTGTGCCCTCATCTCTCACAAAAAAGAGGTTCCACTACCAAGTACCCATCTCTCCCAGCTCCCCTTGTTTTCTCTCCACTCCCTTCAacccctcacccccttcccctccttgtgcCTCTCACCTTGTACTCCTGCACCACCTCCTCCAATGGCACCACGCTGTGCTGTTTGTGGCTCCTGGATTCCCGGCACACCACACAGATGGCCTCTTTGTCCACCTCACAGAAGAGCTTCAGGGCTTCCTGGTGTTTGGAGCAGATGCCCTGATCATTCCCCCAGCTTCCTCGATAAGGAGTGGGGCACATTTGGCGAATTATCTGGACCATGTTGGCCAGCTGCAAGTTGGGACGAAAGCTGCGACGTGTAAAGCTCTTTCGGCACTGGGGGCAGGTGAACTGACGTGGAGGGGCCGGAGGAGGCAGGTGGGTCTCAGGATACAGCTCCTGGTCGTCCTCATCGTATTCTTCCAGTATCTCCTCTTCTGGGTAGACGTCAATTCTCAGGTCGTGTCTCAAGCCTCCCAGGTAATAGTCCcggtcttcctcctcctcttcctcctggtccCACGCATAGTCCACGTTGTCCCAATTCCTGACGCCACCGTCACCAACCCAGAGTTCATCATCTTCTTGGTCCTGGAACACCTCCTCATCAGCATTGCCCTGGTACAAAACCTCTCGAATAGAGTTGTCCCACCCACCGATGGCCCCCTCCACATCGGCGTCCTCGTCCTCCTCCCattcatcttcctcctcttccctgtcttcctcctcttccttgccCCACAGCTGGGTCACACACCCTCGGCAGAAGTTGTGCCCGCAGCCTATGGACACAGGATCCTTGAAGTAATCCAGGCAGATGGCACAAACCGCCTCCTCCTGAAGGGTCTGCACGGGGTTAGGAGTAGTGGCATAGCCAGCCATTTTAATGCGCAGCCTGTGGGTGTGGATGCCTTAGCTCGGAGCTGAGGAGCTACCGGACTGCTTGCGGGCCTGCCTCTAAGCTACGCTTGTGACCCAAGGCTATTCTCAACTCTTCCTCCTCAGGCCCGCAGAGATGCCTTGCTCTCCTCCTTCAGGCTTTTCCCAGCTCAACGCGCGAAAGCCCTCGGTCCAGACTGAGTCGCCCTCCAAGGGCAGCGGGGGTTGAACCAGGCTTCAGCCTCCACTTCCCCTTGAGGCTCAGCTTGCGAACCCAGATCCGGACACGTTTCTTACTTCCCTCCAGGTTTGCCCGACCCAGCGGCGTCCTCCTCAGGTGTCGACACTCCTCACCCAGCCCGAGGCGACAGAAAATGACGTAGGCGCTCTAACCCACCCTCGGGAAGGGGTAGACTGAGCCGACGGAGGACTGCATTCTCTATGGTGCCTCAGGGGACGCCACAGCTGAGAGCCCAGCCGGCCATGCAGCCGGCCCGAAGACGAAAAGACTGGCGAGAATAGGCAGAGGTGGAGAGAATCAATTTAAGCCATTGAGCAGCGTTATCGCCGCTCCCATTAGCCAGATACAGAAATTTCGGCGGTCTCTCAGAGGAGCCAGTACCCAGGAACGGACCCGCAAGAGCGGGAGCCCGGTGGGCAAGCTCGCGCTCTCGTGCACTTCCGGCCCTTGTAGCCAGAGACCTTTGTGGTAGTGGGAACGCCCTCTTCCCCAGAGGCCGCGCTCGGGGGCGTGGCCTGCAGAAACGCAGCGGGGTGGGGCTTGCGGTGGCGCGCAGTTGCCGAGACGTCGGGATCTCGCTAGCCTCCCAACTTTTCGCCTCAAACCAATTAACCTTTATTGCTGCTGCAGAGCCTCGGCCTCCCAGCCCTGATCTTTCCCGCGACTTTGACTTCTACGTCCACCAGCACTGTCCGGCGACCACTCAGATACCTCAGACTCGGCATGCCCTACATTTATTTTGTAGATCTTTTCGCCTTCATCGATAATGCTTCCATTCAACGTCCACTCCCCTGTCCATGCACGCATGCAtacatccattcatccatccactcaGCTACCCATTCATTTTAATTCCATCCATCATATACATGCATAacccatccatttatccatccacttGATAGGCACAAAAACGTAAGGCATGATGAATCCGTTCAAGGAGTTCAGAGTTGTAAGCGTGTGGTTATCTGTAACCCAAGGTTTTACAAggtttctttctctatttttacttCACCCTCACTAAGAAATGCATTGCACGGATTAATCCAATACAGACTTGCACATATATAATCTGGAAATTGTTCTTTCCCTTATGGCATTCAAGGCACCCTGATATGTTCTATTTTGCTTAAGTAAAATGCTGTTCAGGATCCACTGGTATGACTGTACCCCTCATTAATTGGTCACTGTTTGGTTTGAGGAACACCGTCTGCCGTAATGGAATCTTCAAGGCACCCTGaaatccctcctctccctctctgggcccaaACTTGAACCGTAGGTTCTCCCAGAGCAAGGACGGTAAATGGGCCGTTAACATTGCACGTGCAGCTCTTCTATCATAGTGCTGAACATACAGCAAGTACTTCTTACCTATCTGCTGAGTAAATAATGAACAAACCCAATAAATTGTAACCATCAAGTCCTGCTGATTTTTATCTCCTCAAATCTAGGCTGCCTTCTCTAGTTCTGTTCCTACCAGCCTAGATCTGACCCCATCAGCTTCCACCTGGACAAAAAGTTTCCTACAGGGTCATTTGCACTCATTTGAGTCCATCCTGCAGCCAGCAGAACCATCTGCCTGAAATGGAAGTCTGACACACTCATGCCAGCCTGTTGCCTCTACATCTTTGGGCATAGTCTCCCACCTAGAAGGCTTTTGTCTCACTGCTTCACCCAGATATAACTCCCTAATTATCCTTCAGGTCTCTGCCCGGGCATAAACTGAAGAGTCTTGCACGAGGCAGGTCCCAGGCTGTGTTAGCACCCCAACTCTGTcactttctgtgtgaccttggattagtTTCTTAACATCTGTGCTGCCATATCCccatatacaaaataaagatCATAGTAGCACACACAATAGGGTTATTGTGAAGTTGGTATTCCAATTCCAATTATTATTGACATCTGTAAAGTAATTAGAACAGTGCCCACTGGGGTTATCCTTGTAGCCCCATCACCTACCATTATATTCCTTTCCTGTAGTAGACGAGCCATAGAAGAAACTCACCTCAtttcctgttctcttcctctttgaATGGGATAGAGATTGGGACCCTGTGGTGAAAAGCAGCCCACCATCTGTTGTTTAGTGGTGCTGAGAGCCTTATGttcggggagggagggagttgaAACCCAGGCCTGACCTGCCTAAGGGCGGAACCTATTGGGAGTGTTTGTTATGAAACTAACAAATTCCCAGTATGCAATCTGGGAGCCTTCCCAGAGGTCCTGACTGAGCCAGAGGAGCCATGAGGGAAAATTGAGCAGCAAGAACTGGAACTGTGTTTCAGAGCTGGAGTACTTACCCATCTCTGAAAACAGGTTCTACCCTACACATGGAATGGTAGGAGAAGCAGCTGGGGAGCAGAACAAGGGAAGAGGGGGCTGCTCAAAAGCAAATTCTTGCCTGCcttgctgggtgtgtgtgtgtgtgctgaacccaggcaggcaggaggagagcTGAAGGAAAAGAGCAAGGGGGAACATGTACAGGGGAAAGATGGTGAGACAAGGCTAGAGGGAGCATCTTGTGGAGGAACCAGTAAGACTTAAAAGGAGCATGTAGTGGATACGCATTTTGAAGAATACCTAGGTGTATAAGAATCTTTAATACctatttcttttatcttctctAAATTACCCTTCCTCAAATCCAAGTGCCAGCTGGAAAGGGCTTCCTTCATATTCCCTCAGGTTGTAAAACTTACCTGATCTTTTCCAGGATAGAAGGGAGGCTTGGTTTTAAGCCCCCTTGCAACCCTGGCATCCCTGCAACAAGGCATGCTCCTATTGGCAGGAGGACTGCTAGCTGTCTCCTGAACCCAACTTTGAGCTGTGGGTTATCAGAGCATGTGACCTGGCACACCCAGGGCATCAGGCCACTCAGGGCATTTGGAAAATGGCAGCAGTGGGGAGTATTTAGGGGCTGGAGCTTAACAATGGTGGTAGCTGCTGGTGTATTTTTCACAGGACTTTCAAGAAAATATACCCATGGAAActcacatcatctttttttttttttcccctaagattttatttttaagcaatctctacacccaaggtgcggcttgaactcacaaccccaagatcaagagttgcatgctcttcccacCAAGCCAGCCAGCTTTTTTAGGCTGGAGAAGCCCACACAAGAG
This Ursus arctos isolate Adak ecotype North America unplaced genomic scaffold, UrsArc2.0 scaffold_5, whole genome shotgun sequence DNA region includes the following protein-coding sequences:
- the TRIM52 gene encoding E3 ubiquitin-protein ligase TRIM52 isoform X4; this translates as MAGYATTPNPVQTLQEEAVCAICLDYFKDPVSIGCGHNFCRGCVTQLWGKEEEEDREEEEDEWEEDEDADVEGAIGGWDNSIREVLYQGNADEEVFQDQEDDELWVGDGGVRNWDNVDYAWDQEEEEEEDRDYYLGGLRHDLRIDVYPEEEILEEYDEDDQELYPETHLPPPAPPRQFTCPQCRKSFTRRSFRPNLQLANMVQIIRQMCPTPYRGSWGNDQGICSKHQEALKLFCEVDKEAICVVCRESRSHKQHSVVPLEEVVQEYKSSS
- the TRIM52 gene encoding E3 ubiquitin-protein ligase TRIM52 isoform X3 is translated as MAGYATTPNPVQTLQEEAVCAICLDYFKDPVSIGCGHNFCRGCVTQLWGKEEEEDREEEEDEWEEDEDADVEGAIGGWDNSIREVLYQGNADEEVFQDQEDDELWVGDGGVRNWDNVDYAWDQEEEEEEDRDYYLGGLRHDLRIDVYPEEEILEEYDEDDQELYPETHLPPPAPPRQFTCPQCRKSFTRRSFRPNLQLANMVQIIRQMCPTPYRGSWGNDQGICSKHQEALKLFCEVDKEAICVVCRESRSHKQHSVVPLEEVVQEYKEKKMEKLVKPCISRAATTLRGN
- the TRIM52 gene encoding E3 ubiquitin-protein ligase TRIM52 isoform X1, with the translated sequence MAGYATTPNPVQTLQEEAVCAICLDYFKDPVSIGCGHNFCRGCVTQLWGKEEEEDREEEEDEWEEDEDADVEGAIGGWDNSIREVLYQGNADEEVFQDQEDDELWVGDGGVRNWDNVDYAWDQEEEEEEDRDYYLGGLRHDLRIDVYPEEEILEEYDEDDQELYPETHLPPPAPPRQFTCPQCRKSFTRRSFRPNLQLANMVQIIRQMCPTPYRGSWGNDQGICSKHQEALKLFCEVDKEAICVVCRESRSHKQHSVVPLEEVVQEYKVQLLTAVSQVRLFKLAPRYSCGCTWDLIFTQTCYTSDILTSSCTMTLALILLVQSNTLQLYLPFSFMETEVPLTPNFFPSQFNRHLLALITIPLSLDLMSSCDFKNWSTLYSRPLFLNLSTIDILNRIIWAGGSCRTPSSISELYPPDIRSTPPSAVKTTDVSQLLQMSCGEG
- the TRIM52 gene encoding E3 ubiquitin-protein ligase TRIM52 isoform X2; its protein translation is MAGYATTPNPVQTLQEEAVCAICLDYFKDPVSIGCGHNFCRGCVTQLWGKEEEEDREEEEDEWEEDEDADVEGAIGGWDNSIREVLYQGNADEEVFQDQEDDELWVGDGGVRNWDNVDYAWDQEEEEEEDRDYYLGGLRHDLRIDVYPEEEILEEYDEDDQELYPETHLPPPAPPRQFTCPQCRKSFTRRSFRPNLQLANMVQIIRQMCPTPYRGSWGNDQGICSKHQEALKLFCEVDKEAICVVCRESRSHKQHSVVPLEEVVQEYKLPPIKSLIVLQEGPDASISSTPFSVFSFEVAKDGSQKNF